From the genome of Lineus longissimus chromosome 8, tnLinLong1.2, whole genome shotgun sequence, one region includes:
- the LOC135492715 gene encoding NIF3-like protein 1 isoform X2: MSLERKSSQLRSNTTGTNRLDLKEVVKRIEAKAPTFLAESWDNVGLLVEPSSPHDVGKILLTNDLTEPVLEEAIREKADVIFSYHPPIFTPLKRLTQKAVKERIIVKCIENRIAVYSPHTVYDALEDGVNYWLAQAFEKHGITNKCPISGKHYNSHLCRGSQRLEVTVPNHSAEEMRKQLASVCCSDVEMSTKSTDGTAVRLSYNVTQEGLTKAVQFLQDGGSDLASKTEVIQLQKPPYPGAGIGLIFDVNQPISLEEAVTHVKQHIGVERVRLSIGNGCTMASPIKSVACCAGSGSSVLRGTGADLYLTGEMSHHELLDATSQGTNVILCEHSNSERGFLKTLLKRFSEDFSDVKMDIVVSCMDVDPVTIV; encoded by the exons ATGAGCTTAGAAAGAAAGTCGAGTCAACTGCGGAGTAATACCACTGGAACAAACCGGCTAGACTTGAAGGAGGTTGTGAAGAGAATTGAGGCCAAGGCACCAACGTTTCTGGCTGAGAGTTGGGACAATGTGGGCCTCCTTGTGGAACCTTCTTCCCCCCATGATGTAGGAAAGATTCTTCTGACCAATGATCTGACTG AGCCCGTCCTTGAAGAAGCTATCCGGGAAAAAGCCGATGTGATATTTTCCTATCACCCTCCAATATTCACTCCACTGAAACGTCTCACCCAGAAGGCAGTGAAGGAGCGTATCATAGTGAAGTGTATAGAAAATAGGATAGCTGTTTATTCACCTCATACAGTTTACGATGCTCTCGAAGATGGCGTGAATTATTGGCTGGCACAGGCATTTG AGAAACATGGGATCACCAACAAGTGTCCCATCTCTGGGAAGCACTACAACTCGCATCTCTGCCGTGGCTCACAAAGGCTTGAAGTCACTGTGCCAAATCACAGTGCAGAGGAGATGCGAAAACAACTTGCCAGTGTTTGCTGTTCTGACGTAGAGATG TCGACAAAGTCAACTGATGGTACTGCAGTTCGTCTCTCCTATAATGTTACTCAAGAAGGTCTCACTAAGGCAGTCCAGTTTCTCCAAGATGGTGGCAGCGATTTGGCATCGAAGACAGAGGTGATTCAGCTACAAAAG CCACCGTACCCTGGAGCTGGAATAGGTCTCATTTTTGATGTGAATCAACCCATCAGCCTGGAGGAAGCAGTGACTCATGTGAAGCAACATATTGGTGTGGAACGTGTCCGTTTGTCAATAGGGAATGGATGTACCATGG CATCACCCATCAAAAGTGTGGCATGTTGTGCAGGCTCAGGCAGCAGCGTGCTACGTGGGACAGGAGCTGATCTCTACCTAACAGGCGAGATGTCACACCATGAGCTGCTAGACGCAACTTCCCAAGGAACCAACGTAATTCTGTGCGAACACAGCAACTCAGAACGAGGATTCTTAAAAACTTTGCTCAAGAGGTTCAGTGAGGATTTTTCTGATGTCAAAATGGATATTGTTGTATCATGTATGGATGTGGATCCTGTTACTATTGTGTGA
- the LOC135492715 gene encoding NIF3-like protein 1 isoform X1 — protein MRLFHQLFKCIRVLNNGANISKCVSLASRYPVIKGHRFSPENRLHLSRKFTMSLERKSSQLRSNTTGTNRLDLKEVVKRIEAKAPTFLAESWDNVGLLVEPSSPHDVGKILLTNDLTEPVLEEAIREKADVIFSYHPPIFTPLKRLTQKAVKERIIVKCIENRIAVYSPHTVYDALEDGVNYWLAQAFEKHGITNKCPISGKHYNSHLCRGSQRLEVTVPNHSAEEMRKQLASVCCSDVEMSTKSTDGTAVRLSYNVTQEGLTKAVQFLQDGGSDLASKTEVIQLQKPPYPGAGIGLIFDVNQPISLEEAVTHVKQHIGVERVRLSIGNGCTMASPIKSVACCAGSGSSVLRGTGADLYLTGEMSHHELLDATSQGTNVILCEHSNSERGFLKTLLKRFSEDFSDVKMDIVVSCMDVDPVTIV, from the exons ATGAGACTGTTCCATCAACTTTTTAAATGCATTCGAGTTCTAAATAACGGGGCAAATATATCCAAATGTGTAAGCTTGGCCAGTCGATACCCAGTTATTAAGGGACACAGATTTTCACCGGAAAACAG GTTACACTTGTCTCGAAAGTTCACAATGAGCTTAGAAAGAAAGTCGAGTCAACTGCGGAGTAATACCACTGGAACAAACCGGCTAGACTTGAAGGAGGTTGTGAAGAGAATTGAGGCCAAGGCACCAACGTTTCTGGCTGAGAGTTGGGACAATGTGGGCCTCCTTGTGGAACCTTCTTCCCCCCATGATGTAGGAAAGATTCTTCTGACCAATGATCTGACTG AGCCCGTCCTTGAAGAAGCTATCCGGGAAAAAGCCGATGTGATATTTTCCTATCACCCTCCAATATTCACTCCACTGAAACGTCTCACCCAGAAGGCAGTGAAGGAGCGTATCATAGTGAAGTGTATAGAAAATAGGATAGCTGTTTATTCACCTCATACAGTTTACGATGCTCTCGAAGATGGCGTGAATTATTGGCTGGCACAGGCATTTG AGAAACATGGGATCACCAACAAGTGTCCCATCTCTGGGAAGCACTACAACTCGCATCTCTGCCGTGGCTCACAAAGGCTTGAAGTCACTGTGCCAAATCACAGTGCAGAGGAGATGCGAAAACAACTTGCCAGTGTTTGCTGTTCTGACGTAGAGATG TCGACAAAGTCAACTGATGGTACTGCAGTTCGTCTCTCCTATAATGTTACTCAAGAAGGTCTCACTAAGGCAGTCCAGTTTCTCCAAGATGGTGGCAGCGATTTGGCATCGAAGACAGAGGTGATTCAGCTACAAAAG CCACCGTACCCTGGAGCTGGAATAGGTCTCATTTTTGATGTGAATCAACCCATCAGCCTGGAGGAAGCAGTGACTCATGTGAAGCAACATATTGGTGTGGAACGTGTCCGTTTGTCAATAGGGAATGGATGTACCATGG CATCACCCATCAAAAGTGTGGCATGTTGTGCAGGCTCAGGCAGCAGCGTGCTACGTGGGACAGGAGCTGATCTCTACCTAACAGGCGAGATGTCACACCATGAGCTGCTAGACGCAACTTCCCAAGGAACCAACGTAATTCTGTGCGAACACAGCAACTCAGAACGAGGATTCTTAAAAACTTTGCTCAAGAGGTTCAGTGAGGATTTTTCTGATGTCAAAATGGATATTGTTGTATCATGTATGGATGTGGATCCTGTTACTATTGTGTGA
- the LOC135492034 gene encoding peroxisomal leader peptide-processing protease-like, with amino-acid sequence MQPTRPHKYVTCVVQALCRGGDISSSSGLLFDHEGGVVLTHSTFLLPHLSRSNLTMSTKSLEDELSFSVILEKFQVHPLPDESREKQSVARRTLLSLKAKFVGSFRCEKFGDDLLEMMPQNQGWKFAETPHTTDDKESSKTKSGLPQDESESFFFHMLQEFVILQIEDFKLHENDVIYRKLALLTPSDLAVGDNLYVLGTPFGDSSPHIFMNSVSKGILSIFGSKGALLLTDARCIPGEEGGIVLTDVIESDDLNQRCIIGMVVAPLCWKAGELVGLSLVCNIISLLSSLVKNFPEYKERCSNALADRFPRQYSMTCIPSAVRTSCVLVRCSIHWGSGVLLDARTVLTCSHVVQGSKTVIVHIDGKIVRGRTIYATPTGDPFDVAVVSLDLGLRGGYGRLTFAESLIEGEDVFSIGYPLFDERCSDTPTITKGIVSKVNCVDGLAVMIQTDCVINQGASGGLLINSAGEIMGIVACNCRDTEMKASYPHVNLAIPTMAIMPTVKEYLRTRDVGVLVNLHVSSPAVRRLWSVDLVEQKDLKSKL; translated from the exons ATGCAGCCAACACGACCCCACAAATACGTGACTTGTGTTGTTCAGGCTTTGTGCCGTGGTGGTGACATTTCAAGCAGCAGTGGTCTTCTATTTGATCATGAAGGTGGTGTTGTACTGACTCATTCAACGTTCCTTCTGCCACATCTTAGCCGCAGTAATCTGACAATGTCGACCAAGAGTTTAGAAGATGAGTTATCTTTCTCAGTCATACTTgagaaatttcaagttcatccCCTGCCAGATGAATCAAGAGAAAAACAAAGTGTAGCGAGAAGAACTCTCTTATCTCTGAAAGCAAAGTTTGTTGGGTCATTTCGGTGTGAAAAGTTTGGAGATGATCTGTTGGAAATGATGCCCCAGAATCAAGGGTGGAAGTTTGCGGAGACACCTCACACCACAGATGACAAGGAGAGTTCGAAAACTAAAAGCGGACTCCCTCAAGATGAATCGGAAAGCTTCTTCTTTCATATGCTCCAAGAATTTGTCATTTTACAAATCGAAGATTTCAAATTGCATGAAAATGATGTTATATATAGAAAATTGGCTCTTTTGACACCTTCGGACTTGGCAGTGGGGGACAATCTGTATGTCTTGGGAACCCCATTTGGGGATTCCAGTCCTCATATATTCATGAACTCAGTCAGTAAAGGGATTCTTTCTATCTTTGGAAGTAAGGGTGCATTGTTGTTAACAGATGCCCGCTGTATACCAGGGGAGGAAGGAGGAATCGTCTTGACTGATGTCATAGAATCTGACGACTTGAATCAAAG ATGCATCATTGGAATGGTGGTTGCTCCACTTTGCTGGAAAGCTGGCGAATTGGTCGGTCTATCCCTGGTCTGTAATATCATCTCCCTCCTCTCTTCTTTGGTGAAAAACTTTCCAGAATATAAGGAAAGATGTTCCAATGCTCTTGCAG ACAGATTTCCCCGACAATATTCCATGACATGCATTCCAAGCGCTGTAAGAACAAGCTGTGTTTTAGTGAGGTGTTCCATCCATTGGGGAAGCGGAGTTCTTCTTGACGCCAGGACTGTCCTTACTTGTTCTCATGTTGTCCAAGGCAGCAAGACTGTCATTG TTCATATTGATGGGAAGATTGTGCGAGGGCGAACTATATACGCGACACCTACTGGTGACCCGTTTGACGTAGCGGTGGTATCACTGGATCTTGGTCTGCGAGGTGGTTACGGACGGCTCACATTTGCTGAATCATTGATTGAAGGAGAGGACGTCTTCAGCATTGGTTATCCTCTTTTTGATGAAAGATGTTCAGATACTCCAACAATCACCAAAGGCATTGTGTCGAAAGTTAATTGTGTGGATGGCTTGGCTGTGATGATCCAG ACGGACTGTGTGATCAACCAAGGTGCCAGTGGTGGTTTGCTCATCAACTCAGCCGGTGAAATAATGGGAATCGTTGCTTGTAACTGCAG GGACACAGAGATGAAGGCTTCGTACCCACACGTTAACCTTGCTATCCCGACAATGGCTATCATGCCTACCGTGAAAGAATATCTGAGAACCAGAG ATGTAGGGGTCCTCGTCAACTTGCATGTCTCCTCTCCAGCTGTTCGAAGACTATGGTCTGTAGACTTGGTTGAGCAAAAAG ATTTGAAAAGCAAGTTGTGA